A window of Nocardia arthritidis genomic DNA:
CCCATCTGTTCGGCGATGGCGACCGGGTTGGCCAGCGGCTTGCTGTGGTCGACGATGTCGAGGCCGCCGAGTTTGGCGATGAACGCGTCGATCGCGGCGCGGTTGGCCGGGTCGGTGAGCTTCTGGCCCGCGGGTGCGCCGATGACGTAGGTGCCGGTCACCGCGTCGGCCTTGAATCCGGCGGACATGCCGGGGAAGTGTTTGTCGAGGATCTGGGTGGCCCGCTCGGACGGGAGGTTCGGCAGCGAGAAGTCGTCGCTAGACGATTTTTTCAGCCCGAAGCCGAGGGCGCCGAGCAGCACGAACAGCAGAAGCCAGACGGGGAGTACTACCCATTTCCTGCGGAAAGCGAACTTTCCCCATCTGTAGAGATATACGGACACGCGGTTCTCCTGGCGATATGACTGGGGGGACGTGCTGGGACAGAGCTCGTAGACAGCTCCCTCGCGAGGACCGCCCTGCTGGCCTCGCCTCCACATAACGCTTCTGCCTACCGTGCGGTTGGTAGACTAACCGGAGGTTAAGTGGAGGCACAACCTCAATTTCGGTGGCTCTACCGGTTCGGGGCGTGCGTGATGAGAGGATCGTCTAATGGTCGTCCGTGATGCATCCGACACCGTTGCCGCAGGTGGCAGCACCAAGCTCGCGATTCGCGACGCCGCAGTGAAGCTGTTCGGCAGCAAGGGGTTCGAACAGACGAGCCTGCGCGAGGTCGCCGATGCGGTAGGAATCACAAAGGCGTCGCTCTACTATCACTACGCCTCGAAGCTCGATCTGCTCCAGGCGATCATCGATCCGATCATCGATCACCTGCGCACGATCGTCGACGATCTACCCGCCATCGTCCGCGATGACGACGGCGTGCGGACCGTGCTGCGCCGCCACCTGCACGGCATGCTCTCGCACCGGGCCGCGGGCGCGCTGATCGTGCGCGACACCGTCGCCATCGTCAACGCGATGGCCGACCGCCACCCCGATTTCATCGACACCACCGAGGTGTTGCGCGAATGGCTGGCCGGACCGAACGCCAGCGAGGAGGCGCGGCTGCGCGCCGCGGGTGCGCTGGAGGTGGTCGGCATGGCCCTGGTGTCCGGCGAGTTCGTGCCGGATGCGACCGATCAGCTGATCGAGGACACATTGCTGGATATGGCCACCGGCGTGCTCATTCCCTGCCACACCGCGTAGATTCGACAATCATCCGATCACCCAGGGAGCCGTGAGTGCACATCACCGCGAAGGTGGACTACGCGGTGCGGACCTTGTTGGAGATAGCCCGCACCCCGCGGTTGCGCGCGGCCTCGGTCCCGGTGGTCGATTCGCTGCACTCCTGCCCGTCCCCGGCCACCACCCTCACCACCAAGGCCGACGCCATCTCCAGCGCACAGCAGATCCCGCCGAAGGTGCTGGAAACCGTGCTGTCCGAGCTGCGCCGGGCCGGGCTCGTGGTGAGCAGGCGCGGGCCGGACGGCGGCTACTGGCTGGCCAAACCGCCGAAGGAGATTTCGGTCGCCGATGTGATCCGTGCGATCGAGGGGCCGCTCGCCTCGGTACGCGGCCAGCGTCCGGAGGATGTCAGCTATCCGGGCATCGCCGAACCGCTGCAGAAGGTGTGGATCGCACTGCGGGTCAATATTCGCGCGGTCCTGGAGAACGTCTCGATCGAGGACATCGCCGAGGGACGGCTGCCCGCCTTCGTCGAGTCGCTCACCGAGGATCCGGGCGCCTGGGCGCGCAGATAGGACGGCAACGATGCAGGTCAAAAAGCCGCGCGACGCCTGTCACAGTTTGCCGGTAGCCTGCCTTCCATCATGCTGATCCGACTGCTCCGCACCTATCTGGCCCCCTACCGCGCCCAGCTGGCGGGGGTCGTTGCGCTGCAATTGGTCTCGGTTATCGCGATGCTCTATCTGCCGAGCCTCAACGCCGATCTGATCGATCGCGGCGTCACGAAGGGCGATATCGGCTACATCTGGACCAGCGGCCTGTGGATGCTCTTGGTGAGCGGCGTGCAGATCATCGCCTCGGCCTCGTCGGTGTATCTGGGCGCGCAGACGGCGATGAGCGCGGGCCGGGATCTGCGCGGCGCCGTGCTGCACCGGGTCGGCACCTTCTCCGCGCGCGAGGTCGGCCAATTCGGCGCGCCCTCGCTGATCACCAGGAATACCAACGACATTCAGCAGGTGCAGCTGCTCATCGTGATGTCGGTGACCATCCTGGTGATGGCGCCCATCATGTGTGTCGGCGGCATCGTGATGGCGCTGCGCCAGGACCTGAAACTGTCCTGGCTGCTGCTGGTCGCGGTGCCGTTGCTGGCGCTGTGCATGGGCTTCCTGGTCGCGCGCATGGTGCCCGGTTTCCGGGCCATGCAGGCCAGGATCGACGGCGTCAATCGCGTTCTGCGCGAACAGATCACCGGGATCCGGGTGGTGCGCGCCTTCGTCCGGGAGCGGCAGGAGACCTGGCGTTTCGGGGTGGCCAATACCGAACTCACCGATGCCGCACTGCGGGTCGGGCGGCTGCAGGCGCTGATGTTCCCGCTGGTGATGCTGATCAGCAACGTCACATCGGTGGCGGTGATCTGGTTCGGCGGGCACGCGATCGATAGCGGCGAGATGCAGATCGGCTCGCTCACCGCGATGCTCACCTACATCATGCAGATCCTGATGGCCGTGATGATGGCCTCGTTCCTGGCCATGATGGCGCCGCGCGCCGCGGTCTCCGCCGACCGGATCGGCGAGGTGCTGGCCACCGAATCCTCGGTGCTGCCACCGCGTTTGCCGCAGCCGTTCAAATCCGATCCAGCCGAGGTGGACTTCCAGTTCGCCGAATTCTGCTTTCCGGGCGCGCAACAGCCGGTGCTGCGGGCCATCCGGTTCGCGGTGCAGCCGGGCACCACGACGGCGATCGTCGGCTCGACCGGCTCCGGAAAAACCACGCTGCTCAACCTGATTCCGCGTTTGATCGACGTCACCGACGGCGCGGTCTACGTGGGCGGCACCGATGTGCGCCACCTCGATCTGGAGCAGCTGCGCGGCGTGATCGGCCTGGTGCCGCAGAAGGCGTATTTGTTCTCCGGCACCGTCGCGAGCAATCTGCGCTACGGCGATCCCGAGGCCACCGACGAGGAACTGTGGCGCTGCCTGGAGATCGCGCAGGCCGCCGACTTCGTCCGTGATATGCCGCAGGGCTTGGAAACGCCGGTCGCGCAGGGCGGTACGACGGTGTCCGGCGGGCAGCGGCAGCGGCTGGCGATCGCGCGGGCGCTGGTGCGCAAACCGCGGATCTACCTGTTCGACGATTCGTTCTCCGCGCTCGATGTCGCCACCGACGCCCGGCTGCGCGAGGCGCTGCGCCCGGAGACCAGGAACGCCGCGGTCATCATTGTGGCGCAACGCATTACAACCATTCGCGACGCCGATCAGATCTTGGTCCTCGAGGACGGTGAGATGGTCGGGCTCGGCACCCATGAGCAACTGCTGCGCGACTGCCCCTGCTATCAGGAGATCGTCGAGTCCCAGCTCAGCGCGGAGGAGGTGCGGTGAGACCTGGGATGGCCAATGCCGGATCGCCGGATTCGAAGGCGAAATCCTTCGGCCCATCGCTGAAGCGGCTGCTGCGCAGGCTCGCGCCGGAACGCGGCTACGTCGCGGTGATCATCGGGCTGGCCATCGTCTCGGTGGTGCTGAACACGCTCGGCCCGTATCTGCTCGGCAAGGCGACCAACCTGGTCTTCGACGGGGTGATGGGCAAGAGCCTGACCCAGTTCGCCGGACAGAGCAAACAGGAGGTCGTGAACCAGCTGCGCCAGGGCGGCAACGGCACGCTGGCCGACATGCTCAACGCCATGAACGTCACGCCCGGCCTCGGCGTCGACTTCGGCGCGGTGGGCCGGGTGCTGCTGCTGGTGCTCGCCCTCTACCTCGGCGCATCGCTGTTCGGCTGGTTCCAGGCGCTGCTGCTCAACCTCGTCATCAACCGAACGGTGAAGCGGCTGCGCGGCGAGATCGAGGACAAGATCCATCGACTTCCGTTGCGCTACTTCGATTCCGCGCCGCGCGGCGATGTGCTGAGCCGGGTCACCAACGACGTCGACAACATCTCGCAGAGCCTGCAGCAGACCATGAGCCAGCTGATCACCTCGGTGCTCACCGTGCTCGGCGTGCTGGTGATGATGTTCTGGATCTCCCCGCTGCTCGCGGTGATCGCGCTGCTCATCGTGCCCGCGGCGATCATCGTCTCGACGCAGATCGCCAAGCGCTCCAAACCGCACTTCGTGAACCAGTGGCGCTACACCGGCCTGGTGAACGCGCAGGTGGAGGAGGCATACACCGGGCACGAGGTGGTCACCGCATTCGGCCGCAACCGTGAGGTCGGCGAGGAATTCGACAAGCGCAACGAGGAGCTGTTCAACGCGAGCTTCCGCGCGCAGTTCATCTCCGGCCTGATCATGCCCGCCATCATGTTCCTCGGCAATCTCAACTTCGTGCTGATCGCGCTGGTCGGCGGCCTGCGGGTGGCCACGGGCAATATCTCGCTCGGCGAGGTGCAGGCGTTCATCCAGTACTCCCGTTCGTTCAGCCAGCCGCTCACCCAGATCGGCGCCATGGCGAACCTGCTGCAGTCCGGGGTCGCATCGGCCGAGCGGATCTTCGAAATCCTCGACGCGGAGGAGCAGAGCCCGGACCCGGTGATGGCCGAAACCCGTCCGGTGGATCGCGGCCGGGTGGAATTCGAGGCGGTGTCGTTCCGCTACGAACCGGAAACACCGGTGATCGAACGACTTTCGCTGGTCGCGGAGCCCGGGCATGTGGTCGCCATCGTCGGGCCGACCGGTGCGGGCAAGACCACCCTGGTGAATCTGCTCATGCGGTTCTACGAACTCGACGCGGGCGCCATCACCATCGACGGCGTCGACATCACCGAGATGACCCGCGACAACCTGCGCTCCCGCATCGGCATGGTGCTGCAGGACACCTGGCTGTTCAAGGGCACCATCCGGGAGAACATCGGGTACGGCAATCCGAACGCGAGCGAGGAGGAGATCCTCGCCGCGGCCCGCGCCGCCTACGTCGACCGGTTCGTGCACGCGCTGCCCGAGGGCTACGACACCGTCATCGACGAGGAGGGCACCGGGGTGAGCGCGGGCGAGAAACAGCTCATCACCATCGCCCGGGCCTTCCTGTCCAAGCCGTCGATCCTCATCCTGGACGAGGCGACGAGTTCGGTGGACACCCGCACCGAGCTGCTCGTCCAGCACGCCACCGCGGCGCTGCGCCGGGACCGCACGAGTTTCGTTATCGCGCACCGGCTTTCGACCATCCGCGACGCCGACCTGATCGTCGTCATGGAGCACGGCCGCATCGTCGAACACGGCACCCACGAACGGCTGCTGGCCGAACGCGGCGCGTACTACCGGCTCTACAACGCGCAGTTCGCCGCGGCGGCCGCCGCCGACGTGTAAAAACCCCTCCGAGCGACTGCGGCACGGGTCACCCGAGCGCGCCTGAGAAGATGTTGCGCGTGTCCGATCCCGCGCATTTCTCCTTCACCATCGGTACCCGCCTCGACGGCAGACACGGCCGGACCGGCGTGCTCAGCACGCCGCACGGTGACATCGCCACCCCGGCCTTCATCCCGGTCGGCACCAAGGCGACGGTCAAGGCGGTACTGCCGGAGACCATGAAGGAGCTCGGTGCGCAGGCGCTGCTCGCCAACGCCTACCACCTCTATCTGCAGCCGGGCCCGGACATCGTGGACGAGGCGGGCGGGCTGAGCAAATTCATGAACTGGCCGGGCCCCACCTTCACCGACAGCGGCGGCTTCCAGGTGATGTCGCTGGGCGTCGGCTTCAAGAAGGTGCTCGCCATGGAGGCCGTCGACGTGCGCAGCGACGATGTGATCGCCGCGGGTAAGGAGCGGCTCGCGCACGTCGACGACGGCGGCGTCACCTTCCGCTCGCACCTCGACGGTTCCCGGCACCGCTTCACCCCCGAGGTGTCGATGGGTATCCAGCATCGGCTCGGCGCGGACATCATGTTCGCCTTCGACGAGCTGACCACACTGCTGAATACCCGTGCCTACCAGGAGAAATCGCTACAGCGCACCCATGCCTGGGCGCAGCGCTGCATCGATGAGCACGAGCGGCTCACCGCCGAACGCACGCACCGCCCCTATCAGGCGCTGTTCGCGGTGATCCAGGGCGCGCAGTACGAAGACCTGCGGCGCAAGGCATGTCGTGATCTCGAGGCGATTCGCGGCAGCGCCGGAACGGGTTTCGACGGCTACGGCATCGGTGGTGCGCTGGAGAAGCACAATCTCGGCACCATCGTCGGCTGGTGCTGCGACGAACTGCCCGAGGACAAGCCGAGGCATCTGCTCGGCATCAGCGAGCCGGAGGATCTGTTCGTCGCGGTGGAGAACGGTGCCGACACCTTCGACTGCGTGAACCCGTCCCGGGTCGGGCGCAATGCCGCGATCTATGTCGACCAGGGCCGATTCAATATCAACACCAGCCGTTTCCGGCGCGACTTCACCCCGATCGACGAGACCTGCGACTGCTACACCTGCGCCAACTACACCCGCGCCTATCTGCACCATCTGTTCAAGGCCAAGGAGATGCTCGCCGCGACGCTGTGCACCATCCACAACGAGCGCTTCACGGTCCGCCTGGTGGACCGGATCCGGGAGAGCATCGCGGGCGGCTACTTCGACGACTACCGGGCCGAGTTCATGGGTGCGTGGCGCGGTCGCATCAAGACGCCGTAAACCCTTGCGCCCACGGGGATGGTAGGGAGGCGAAGCCGACCGGGGGCGGGTGAACACAGCCGTCTTTCGCCGGGGCGGCCAGGGTCAGTTGTACAGCGCGGAGGTCGGCCGCGGCGCGTAACTGGGTTCGCGCTTCTTCAGGAAGGCGATGCACCGGTAGCTGATCGGCAGAATCATCATCTCCACCAGCGTCTTCCAGAGGAAGCCGACGATCAGGTAGTTCAGGAAGTCCGGCCAGGTGTGAATGCCGATGGCGGTGGCCGCGATCGAGCAGAACACCAGCGTGTCGCCGAATTCGCCCGCCACCGTCGAGCCGAGCAGCCGTGCCCACAGGTGTTTCTCCTTGGTGCGCTCCTTGATCAGCACCAGGGTCACCGAGTTGAGGAATTGGCCGATGAAATAGCCGGCCAGCCCGGCGAGGACCAGCTGCGGTGTGGTGCCGACGACGGTGCGGAAGGCCGCCTGATTCTCATAGAAGTCGGCGGCAGGCAGGCCGATGGCGATCCAGAAACAGCCGACCATCAGCAGCAGGCAGGCGAATCCGTAGTAGACCGCGCGGCGGGTGGCCCGGAATCCGTAAACCTCGCTGAGCACGTCGCCGATCACATAGGCCAGCGGGAAAAGGAAGAATGCGCCGTCGGTGTTGATCGGCAGCACCTGGAATGGGCCCCACGCCACCGTATGTCCGGTGAAGAAGGCGACGCCCTTGGTGGCGCAGATATTCGAGATGATCAGCGTCGCGGTGAATACCGCGACGATCGGCGTGTAATAACCCCCCGCGGCGTCGGCGAATGCTGCGTGCTCGGCCGCGGGGTGCCCAGACCCCTCGTCGACGTCTACGGGTGTTCTCGTCTCACTCACGGAGGCCAATTCTGCCGGAGTGCCGCGCGTACGGTGCACTGACCAGTTCTTTCGACCACCCCAAGGTGTTCAAGGCCCACACCTTATGCGGTATCGGTGACCCGCATCCTTGGAATACTCTGGGCCAATGACGAATCCCGGCGATTCCGACGAATGGTGGAAGCAGTACGGCGGACAAGGAGTCTCGCCGGAATCCGGTATCCCCAGCGCGTCCCCGCAGCAGCCCTACCCACCCTCGGTGCCGCAGTATCCGCAACAGCCGGTGACTCCGCCGCCGCAACAGCAGCAGGCGTACCCGAGTTATCCGCAGTCGCAACCGAATCCGTACGGCCAGCCCAACTACGCCTATCAGGCCCCGCCGCCCTACCAGCCCTACGGCTATCCGCAGCAGCAGGGCACCAACGGTATGGCCATCGGCGCGCTGATCTCCTCGTTGGTCGGGTTCGCCACCTGTGGCATCGGATCGATCGTCGGGATCATCCTCGGCGTTGTGTCGTTGAACCAGATCAAACAGTCGGGTCAGGATGGCCGCGGTATGGCGCTCGCCGGCATCTGGATCGGGATCGGCGCGGTGGTCCTCGCGGTGTTGTGGTTCTTGGTGGTCATCATCAGCGCCGCATCGGGAAGTCATTGACCTGAACGAAAAAGGGGCGCATCGGAATCCGATGCGCCCCTTTCAGCTCGGTGTCGGCGTCAGGCCTTGACGACCTGGGTGCCGCCGGCGAATTTATCGTGCCAGCCCTGCTTGTTCGGGTCGTTCGAGATGGTGATCATGATGTAGATCGCCAGACCCAGCGAGACCAGGCCACCGATGCACGGGATGATGCTCGCGGCGACGAACAGGTTGCGCTTGAACGAGACCTCGGGGGTGATCTTGGGCGCGCCGCCGGGCGCGAGCACCTTGAGGCCGAGGATCTTCTTGCCGAGGGTGGTGCCCTGGCTGGTCTCCATACCGACGAAGTAGCCGAGCTCGACGACGGTCCACAGAATGCTGAAGCCGATGGTCAGGCCGAGCGAGCTGCGCAGGAGCGCGTAAATGATGATGTACGGGATGTACAGGATCAGGAAGTCGATGACCCGGGCGCCGATGCGCGTGCCGAGGTCACCGGCCTGGCCGCCGAAGCCCTGACCGCCGAATCCGGGCTGACCCGGGT
This region includes:
- a CDS encoding TetR/AcrR family transcriptional regulator, translating into MVVRDASDTVAAGGSTKLAIRDAAVKLFGSKGFEQTSLREVADAVGITKASLYYHYASKLDLLQAIIDPIIDHLRTIVDDLPAIVRDDDGVRTVLRRHLHGMLSHRAAGALIVRDTVAIVNAMADRHPDFIDTTEVLREWLAGPNASEEARLRAAGALEVVGMALVSGEFVPDATDQLIEDTLLDMATGVLIPCHTA
- a CDS encoding RrF2 family transcriptional regulator, with the protein product MHITAKVDYAVRTLLEIARTPRLRAASVPVVDSLHSCPSPATTLTTKADAISSAQQIPPKVLETVLSELRRAGLVVSRRGPDGGYWLAKPPKEISVADVIRAIEGPLASVRGQRPEDVSYPGIAEPLQKVWIALRVNIRAVLENVSIEDIAEGRLPAFVESLTEDPGAWARR
- a CDS encoding ABC transporter ATP-binding protein encodes the protein MLIRLLRTYLAPYRAQLAGVVALQLVSVIAMLYLPSLNADLIDRGVTKGDIGYIWTSGLWMLLVSGVQIIASASSVYLGAQTAMSAGRDLRGAVLHRVGTFSAREVGQFGAPSLITRNTNDIQQVQLLIVMSVTILVMAPIMCVGGIVMALRQDLKLSWLLLVAVPLLALCMGFLVARMVPGFRAMQARIDGVNRVLREQITGIRVVRAFVRERQETWRFGVANTELTDAALRVGRLQALMFPLVMLISNVTSVAVIWFGGHAIDSGEMQIGSLTAMLTYIMQILMAVMMASFLAMMAPRAAVSADRIGEVLATESSVLPPRLPQPFKSDPAEVDFQFAEFCFPGAQQPVLRAIRFAVQPGTTTAIVGSTGSGKTTLLNLIPRLIDVTDGAVYVGGTDVRHLDLEQLRGVIGLVPQKAYLFSGTVASNLRYGDPEATDEELWRCLEIAQAADFVRDMPQGLETPVAQGGTTVSGGQRQRLAIARALVRKPRIYLFDDSFSALDVATDARLREALRPETRNAAVIIVAQRITTIRDADQILVLEDGEMVGLGTHEQLLRDCPCYQEIVESQLSAEEVR
- a CDS encoding ABC transporter ATP-binding protein — translated: MANAGSPDSKAKSFGPSLKRLLRRLAPERGYVAVIIGLAIVSVVLNTLGPYLLGKATNLVFDGVMGKSLTQFAGQSKQEVVNQLRQGGNGTLADMLNAMNVTPGLGVDFGAVGRVLLLVLALYLGASLFGWFQALLLNLVINRTVKRLRGEIEDKIHRLPLRYFDSAPRGDVLSRVTNDVDNISQSLQQTMSQLITSVLTVLGVLVMMFWISPLLAVIALLIVPAAIIVSTQIAKRSKPHFVNQWRYTGLVNAQVEEAYTGHEVVTAFGRNREVGEEFDKRNEELFNASFRAQFISGLIMPAIMFLGNLNFVLIALVGGLRVATGNISLGEVQAFIQYSRSFSQPLTQIGAMANLLQSGVASAERIFEILDAEEQSPDPVMAETRPVDRGRVEFEAVSFRYEPETPVIERLSLVAEPGHVVAIVGPTGAGKTTLVNLLMRFYELDAGAITIDGVDITEMTRDNLRSRIGMVLQDTWLFKGTIRENIGYGNPNASEEEILAAARAAYVDRFVHALPEGYDTVIDEEGTGVSAGEKQLITIARAFLSKPSILILDEATSSVDTRTELLVQHATAALRRDRTSFVIAHRLSTIRDADLIVVMEHGRIVEHGTHERLLAERGAYYRLYNAQFAAAAAADV
- the tgt gene encoding tRNA guanosine(34) transglycosylase Tgt, which produces MLRVSDPAHFSFTIGTRLDGRHGRTGVLSTPHGDIATPAFIPVGTKATVKAVLPETMKELGAQALLANAYHLYLQPGPDIVDEAGGLSKFMNWPGPTFTDSGGFQVMSLGVGFKKVLAMEAVDVRSDDVIAAGKERLAHVDDGGVTFRSHLDGSRHRFTPEVSMGIQHRLGADIMFAFDELTTLLNTRAYQEKSLQRTHAWAQRCIDEHERLTAERTHRPYQALFAVIQGAQYEDLRRKACRDLEAIRGSAGTGFDGYGIGGALEKHNLGTIVGWCCDELPEDKPRHLLGISEPEDLFVAVENGADTFDCVNPSRVGRNAAIYVDQGRFNINTSRFRRDFTPIDETCDCYTCANYTRAYLHHLFKAKEMLAATLCTIHNERFTVRLVDRIRESIAGGYFDDYRAEFMGAWRGRIKTP
- a CDS encoding queuosine precursor transporter; amino-acid sequence: MSETRTPVDVDEGSGHPAAEHAAFADAAGGYYTPIVAVFTATLIISNICATKGVAFFTGHTVAWGPFQVLPINTDGAFFLFPLAYVIGDVLSEVYGFRATRRAVYYGFACLLLMVGCFWIAIGLPAADFYENQAAFRTVVGTTPQLVLAGLAGYFIGQFLNSVTLVLIKERTKEKHLWARLLGSTVAGEFGDTLVFCSIAATAIGIHTWPDFLNYLIVGFLWKTLVEMMILPISYRCIAFLKKREPSYAPRPTSALYN
- a CDS encoding DUF4190 domain-containing protein — translated: MTNPGDSDEWWKQYGGQGVSPESGIPSASPQQPYPPSVPQYPQQPVTPPPQQQQAYPSYPQSQPNPYGQPNYAYQAPPPYQPYGYPQQQGTNGMAIGALISSLVGFATCGIGSIVGIILGVVSLNQIKQSGQDGRGMALAGIWIGIGAVVLAVLWFLVVIISAASGSH
- a CDS encoding RDD family protein, with translation MTSGGYDPNQYPQGGQPYGQPYPQGGGQQYPQGGQYPQGGQPQYGQPQYGQQQPYGQQPYGQDQFGQQSYGQPQDQFGQQPYAQYPGQPGFGGQGFGGQAGDLGTRIGARVIDFLILYIPYIIIYALLRSSLGLTIGFSILWTVVELGYFVGMETSQGTTLGKKILGLKVLAPGGAPKITPEVSFKRNLFVAASIIPCIGGLVSLGLAIYIMITISNDPNKQGWHDKFAGGTQVVKA